One region of Clavibacter michiganensis subsp. tessellarius genomic DNA includes:
- a CDS encoding phosphotransferase enzyme family protein: MSDLLAAWDLGPAALTELGATHNHAYRVDVDGGSRYLLRLHVARRKPHEIDLELDWLALLAERGGPSVPVPQRTRDGAWTATVEAAVPDDDEVGLRRAVTGASGDRVELRLASLLTWHDGDMLSSLPASSDAGPFAEALASLHSAGADPQAVALASRRRRYDADYAAFRLERLADGYPGIMADGSTAAALAGAVEELRATLAQAGPPIMVHGDYHPGNLIQGPAGASVIDFDRCGLGPAGLDVAAAIMYLAPRQRAQFHSAYTAAGGSTGVPDERFGAFIFLAYLDNVTHLASLPSERERMPANIAQLVAIARAVVTG, translated from the coding sequence GTGTCCGACCTCCTGGCCGCGTGGGACCTCGGTCCCGCCGCGCTCACCGAGCTGGGGGCCACGCACAACCACGCGTACCGCGTGGACGTCGACGGCGGATCCCGGTACCTGCTCCGCCTGCACGTCGCCCGGCGGAAGCCCCACGAGATCGACCTCGAGCTCGACTGGCTGGCCCTGCTCGCCGAGCGCGGCGGGCCCTCGGTCCCCGTGCCGCAGCGCACGCGCGACGGCGCCTGGACGGCCACGGTCGAGGCCGCCGTGCCGGACGACGACGAGGTCGGCCTGCGCCGCGCGGTGACGGGCGCGTCGGGGGACCGGGTCGAGCTGCGGCTCGCGAGCCTCCTCACCTGGCACGACGGCGACATGCTGAGCAGCCTCCCCGCGTCGTCGGATGCGGGGCCGTTCGCCGAGGCGCTGGCGTCCCTGCACTCCGCGGGGGCGGATCCGCAGGCGGTCGCGCTCGCGTCGCGCCGCCGGCGCTACGACGCCGACTACGCCGCCTTCCGGCTGGAGCGGCTGGCGGACGGGTATCCCGGGATCATGGCCGACGGATCCACCGCCGCCGCGCTCGCGGGCGCCGTCGAGGAGCTGCGGGCCACGCTCGCGCAGGCGGGCCCGCCGATCATGGTGCACGGCGACTACCACCCGGGCAACCTCATCCAGGGTCCCGCGGGCGCGTCCGTCATCGACTTCGACCGCTGCGGGCTGGGGCCCGCCGGGCTCGACGTCGCGGCCGCGATCATGTACCTCGCGCCGCGGCAGCGCGCCCAGTTCCACAGCGCCTACACGGCGGCGGGCGGCAGCACGGGCGTCCCGGACGAGCGCTTCGGCGCGTTCATCTTCCTGGCGTACCTCGACAACGTCACGCACCTCGCGAGCCTGCCGTCCGAGCGCGAGCGGATGCCCGCGAACATCGCGCAGCTCGTGGCCATCGCCCGGGCGGTCGTCACCGGCTGA
- a CDS encoding SURF1 family protein → MSRWRFVLNRRWAGYLLVAVVFSIACVLLSHWQFARRDEALAEIAKVEDNWDRAPQPVDQVLADTSAYVDTQKWTPVSMTGTYLVDQQILARNRPFNGQPGFEVLTPLRLEDGRVFVVDRGWVPIGNSQDSPDSVPAPPAGQVTVTARLKAGEPELPGRSAPEGQIATVNLPDIAERVQAPTFTGAYGLLMSEDPAPADATPFATPRPEEDEGPHLSYAFQWLVFAVIAFVGLGVAIRNEYRIINQDDPEEQDRERARQAKRARKQPSDADVEDRILDEAR, encoded by the coding sequence GTGAGCCGCTGGCGCTTCGTCCTCAACCGCCGATGGGCGGGCTACCTGCTCGTGGCCGTGGTGTTCTCCATCGCCTGCGTGCTGCTCAGCCACTGGCAGTTCGCGCGCCGCGACGAGGCCCTCGCCGAGATCGCGAAGGTCGAGGACAACTGGGACCGCGCTCCCCAGCCGGTGGACCAGGTGCTCGCCGACACCTCCGCGTACGTCGACACGCAGAAGTGGACCCCCGTCTCGATGACGGGCACGTACCTCGTCGACCAGCAGATCCTCGCGCGCAACCGCCCCTTCAACGGCCAGCCCGGCTTCGAGGTCCTCACGCCGCTGCGCCTCGAGGACGGCCGGGTGTTCGTCGTGGACCGCGGGTGGGTGCCCATCGGCAACTCGCAGGACTCCCCCGACTCCGTGCCGGCTCCGCCCGCGGGCCAGGTCACCGTCACGGCGCGCCTCAAGGCCGGCGAGCCCGAGCTGCCGGGGCGCTCGGCTCCCGAGGGGCAGATCGCCACCGTGAACCTGCCCGACATCGCCGAGCGCGTCCAGGCGCCGACGTTCACGGGCGCGTACGGCCTGCTGATGTCGGAGGACCCCGCGCCCGCCGACGCCACGCCGTTCGCCACGCCGCGGCCGGAGGAGGACGAGGGCCCGCACCTCTCCTACGCGTTCCAGTGGCTCGTGTTCGCGGTCATCGCGTTCGTGGGGCTCGGCGTCGCGATCCGCAACGAGTACCGCATCATCAACCAGGACGACCCCGAGGAGCAGGACCGGGAGCGCGCCCGCCAGGCGAAGCGCGCGCGGAAGCAGCCCTCGGACGCCGACGTCGAGGACCGGATCCTCGACGAGGCCCGCTGA
- a CDS encoding ABC-F family ATP-binding cassette domain-containing protein — translation MLAVHDLELRVGARVLMEDVSFRVSPGDKIGLVGRNGAGKTTLTKILAGEGQPTGGRIDRSGEIGYLPQDPRSGNPEDLARTRILDARGLGTLSLDMQRAMLEMASTDEKVSAKAMKDYGRLEERFVALGGYAAEAEAASIASNLSLPDRILDQPLSTLSGGQRRRIELARILFSGADTMLLDEPTNHLDADSVTWLREFLKGYQGGLIVISHDVELVGDTVNRVFYLDANRMVIDIYNMGWKHYQRQRAADEERRKKERANVEKKAGVLQLQAAKFGAKASKAAAAHQMVRRAEKMLSGLEEVRAVDRVAKLRFPEPVACGRTPLMASDLSKNYGSLEIFTAVDLAIDRGSKVVILGLNGAGKTTLLRILAGVDQPDTGRLEPGHGLRIGYYAQEHETIDVKRSVLENMVSSSPDISEMEARRVLGSFLFTGDDSAKPAGVLSGGEKTRLALAMIVVSGANVLLLDEPTNNLDPASREEILGALNTYSGAVVLVSHDSGAVEALNPERVLIMPEGTEDHWSPDYMDLIELA, via the coding sequence GGCGGCCGCATCGACCGCTCCGGCGAGATCGGCTACCTCCCGCAGGACCCGCGCTCCGGCAACCCGGAGGACCTGGCGCGCACGCGCATCCTCGACGCCCGCGGCCTCGGCACGCTCTCGCTCGACATGCAGCGCGCGATGCTCGAGATGGCGTCCACGGACGAGAAGGTCTCGGCGAAGGCCATGAAGGACTACGGCCGGCTCGAGGAGCGCTTCGTCGCGCTCGGCGGCTACGCGGCCGAGGCGGAGGCCGCGTCCATCGCGAGCAACCTCAGCCTGCCCGACCGGATCCTCGACCAGCCGCTCAGCACCCTCTCCGGCGGCCAGCGCCGTCGCATCGAGCTCGCGCGCATCCTCTTCTCCGGCGCCGACACGATGCTGCTCGACGAGCCCACCAACCACCTCGACGCCGACTCCGTCACCTGGCTCCGCGAGTTCCTCAAGGGGTACCAGGGCGGGCTCATCGTGATCAGCCACGACGTGGAGCTCGTGGGCGACACCGTCAACCGCGTCTTCTACCTCGACGCCAACCGCATGGTCATCGACATCTACAACATGGGCTGGAAGCACTACCAGCGCCAGCGCGCCGCGGACGAGGAGCGCCGCAAGAAGGAGCGCGCCAACGTCGAGAAGAAGGCGGGCGTCCTCCAGCTGCAGGCCGCGAAGTTCGGCGCGAAGGCGTCGAAGGCCGCCGCCGCCCACCAGATGGTGCGGCGCGCGGAGAAGATGCTCTCCGGCCTCGAGGAGGTGCGCGCGGTCGACCGCGTGGCGAAGCTGCGCTTCCCCGAGCCCGTCGCCTGCGGGCGCACGCCGCTCATGGCGAGCGACCTCAGCAAGAACTACGGCTCGCTGGAGATCTTCACGGCCGTCGACCTCGCGATCGACCGCGGGAGCAAGGTCGTCATCCTCGGCCTCAACGGCGCGGGCAAGACGACGCTGCTGCGGATCCTCGCGGGCGTCGACCAGCCCGACACCGGCCGGCTCGAACCCGGCCACGGTCTGCGCATCGGCTACTACGCGCAGGAGCACGAGACGATCGACGTGAAGCGCAGCGTGCTGGAGAACATGGTGTCCTCCTCGCCGGACATCTCCGAGATGGAGGCGCGACGCGTCCTCGGCTCGTTCCTGTTCACGGGCGACGACTCGGCGAAGCCCGCGGGCGTCCTGTCCGGCGGCGAGAAGACGCGCCTGGCCCTGGCGATGATCGTCGTGTCGGGCGCCAATGTGCTGCTCCTCGACGAGCCCACCAACAACCTCGACCCCGCGAGCCGCGAGGAGATCCTCGGCGCGCTCAACACGTACTCCGGCGCCGTCGTGCTCGTGAGCCACGACTCCGGCGCGGTGGAGGCGCTCAACCCCGAGCGCGTCCTCATCATGCCGGAGGGCACCGAGGACCACTGGAGCCCCGACTACATGGACCTCATCGAGCTCGCCTGA
- the fabG gene encoding 3-oxoacyl-ACP reductase FabG, producing the protein MSTARTVLVTGGNRGIGFAIAEEMLRRGHRVAVTARSGEGPAGSLTVRADVTDAASVDAAFTEVEAAYGPVEVVVANAGITRDTLMMRMSDADFTEVVDTNLGGAFRVVKRASKGMLKARFGRIVLISSVVGLYGSGGQVNYAASKSGLVGLARSVTRELGGRGITANVVAPGFIETDMTAELPEATAAEYRKSIPAGRYGTAAEVAGVVAWIASDEAAYVSGAVIPVDGGLGMGH; encoded by the coding sequence ATGAGCACTGCACGCACCGTCCTCGTCACCGGAGGCAACAGGGGGATCGGGTTCGCGATCGCGGAGGAGATGCTCCGCCGGGGCCACCGCGTCGCCGTCACCGCCCGGTCGGGCGAGGGCCCTGCCGGCAGCCTCACCGTCCGCGCCGACGTCACGGACGCCGCGTCCGTCGACGCCGCGTTCACGGAGGTCGAGGCCGCGTACGGGCCCGTCGAGGTCGTGGTCGCCAACGCCGGCATCACCCGCGACACCCTCATGATGCGCATGAGCGACGCCGACTTCACCGAGGTCGTCGACACGAACCTCGGCGGCGCGTTCCGGGTCGTCAAGCGCGCGTCGAAGGGCATGCTCAAGGCGCGCTTCGGCCGCATCGTCCTCATCTCGAGCGTCGTCGGCCTCTACGGCTCCGGCGGGCAGGTCAACTACGCGGCGTCCAAGAGCGGGCTGGTGGGCCTCGCGCGCTCGGTCACGCGCGAGCTCGGCGGCCGCGGCATCACCGCGAACGTCGTGGCTCCCGGCTTCATCGAGACCGACATGACGGCCGAGCTCCCCGAGGCGACCGCGGCCGAGTACCGGAAGTCCATCCCCGCCGGCCGCTACGGCACCGCGGCCGAGGTCGCGGGCGTCGTCGCGTGGATCGCGTCGGACGAGGCGGCGTACGTCTCCGGCGCCGTCATCCCCGTCGACGGCGGCCTCGGCATGGGCCACTGA
- a CDS encoding DUF3099 domain-containing protein → MVKYTIAMSIRMVCILSCLFLQGWWLAVAAVGAVVLPYFAVILANVGGNQGTAVERPGGVIVVSARHSGFPPPAEPYVPSEPFTMSEPYAPSEPFRSSEPFTTPEPFTTYETGRAPAPRPDAARPASAAEPGVPDSPTDA, encoded by the coding sequence ATGGTGAAGTACACCATCGCGATGAGCATCAGGATGGTCTGCATCCTCTCCTGCCTCTTCCTCCAGGGCTGGTGGCTCGCCGTCGCGGCCGTCGGCGCCGTCGTGCTCCCCTACTTCGCGGTCATCCTCGCGAACGTGGGCGGCAACCAGGGAACCGCGGTCGAGCGTCCGGGCGGCGTGATCGTCGTCTCCGCGCGGCACTCGGGCTTCCCGCCGCCGGCCGAGCCGTACGTCCCGTCCGAGCCGTTCACGATGTCGGAGCCGTACGCGCCGTCGGAGCCGTTCCGCTCCTCCGAGCCCTTCACGACGCCCGAGCCCTTCACCACGTACGAGACCGGCCGCGCCCCCGCGCCGCGCCCGGACGCCGCCCGCCCCGCATCGGCCGCCGAGCCGGGCGTGCCCGACTCCCCGACCGACGCGTGA
- the serB gene encoding phosphoserine phosphatase SerB — translation MSAVLPLTPPATAASEPRSARPRMLVVLDVDSTLIEDEAIELLAAEAGSLDEVADVTERAMRGELDFAESLRSRVRTLAGLPESVHAIVGARIRVTPGAERLVAGLHDAGHAVAVVSGGFHELLDPLAERLGLDLWRANRLETADGRLTGRVTGPVIDAAAKRAAVEEWSAGLGIPLSRVVAVGDGANDLEMMAVAGLSVAFDAKPAVRARADVCVDRRDLAQVLALLGLPR, via the coding sequence GTGAGCGCCGTCCTCCCCCTGACGCCACCCGCGACGGCCGCGTCCGAGCCGCGGTCGGCGCGCCCGCGCATGCTCGTCGTGCTCGACGTCGACTCCACGCTCATCGAGGACGAGGCGATCGAGCTGCTGGCCGCGGAGGCGGGCTCGCTCGACGAGGTCGCCGACGTCACCGAGCGGGCGATGCGGGGCGAGCTCGACTTCGCCGAGAGCCTCCGCTCCCGCGTGCGCACGCTGGCGGGCCTGCCGGAGTCGGTGCACGCCATCGTCGGAGCGCGGATCCGCGTCACGCCGGGCGCCGAGCGGCTCGTGGCCGGGCTGCACGACGCCGGCCACGCGGTGGCCGTCGTCTCCGGCGGCTTCCACGAGCTGCTGGATCCCCTCGCCGAGCGGCTCGGACTCGACCTCTGGCGCGCGAACCGGCTGGAGACCGCCGACGGGCGCCTCACGGGACGCGTCACCGGACCCGTCATCGACGCCGCGGCGAAGCGCGCCGCCGTCGAGGAGTGGAGCGCCGGGCTCGGCATCCCGCTCTCCCGCGTGGTCGCCGTGGGCGACGGCGCCAACGACCTCGAGATGATGGCCGTCGCCGGCCTCTCCGTCGCCTTCGACGCGAAGCCGGCCGTCCGCGCGCGCGCCGACGTCTGCGTCGACCGTCGCGACCTCGCGCAGGTGCTCGCGCTCCTCGGCCTCCCCCGCTGA